A genomic window from Silene latifolia isolate original U9 population chromosome Y, ASM4854445v1, whole genome shotgun sequence includes:
- the LOC141633459 gene encoding 1-phosphatidylinositol-3-phosphate 5-kinase FAB1B-like — MDQANNKSFDLFGILKTWMPWRSESANVSRDFWMPDDSCRVCYDCDAQFTLFNRRHHCRLCGRIFCGKCTANWVPANTDNSSYLRDEWEKVRVCNFCFKQWQQGVARVGDSTTDGICRSPSEASIASSKSSCTAYGSTITICSMSFGLCEQISENLSISPYESAVMDPSMDVQGGEGPGKSNILVTYADDSSVNQYGSGTNSNVRSDDDDDEAYSVYQSDSKAKSSSQANDYYDPVEFSGMQSNFESHNFVPDMENADAKGLSSYGFQDNYDAQNDALQQVEKTDVHNADDESEAPSSYCAAEDVNIEPVDFENNGLLWLPPEPENEEDDRESGLFDDDEDGDAAEGWGQLRSSSSFGSSSDHGKDRSGDEQKKVVKNIVDGHFRALVSQLLQVENIPVSDDDVRESWLEIITALSWEAATLLKPDTSRGGGMDPGGYVKVKCLASGRRSESVVIKGIVCKKNVAHRRMTTRIEKPRVMILSGALEYQRVSNLLSSFDTLLQQEMDHLKMAVAKIDAHRPNLLLVEKSVSRYAQEYILAKDISLVLNIKRPLLERIARCTGAQIVPSIDHLSAQKMGYCDHFHVEKCFEGHGSAGQNGKKLTKTLMYFEDCPKPLGCTGSGSFNCEQQNLTFHGCLNKVAKLNPQISDLLFLTPLRVTNVLLA; from the exons ATGGACCAAGCAAATAATAAGAGTTTCGATTTATTTGGCATTCTGAAAACATGGATGCCATGGCGGTCAGAATCTGCGAATGTGTCAAGGGATTTTTGGATGCCAGATGATAGTTGTAGGGTATGCTATGATTGTGATGCTCAGTTTACTTTATTCAACCGTAGACACCATTGTCGACTTTGTGGTCGGATCTTCTGTGGAAAATGTACAGCCAATTGGGTCCCAGCAAATACTGATAACTCGAGTTACTTACGGGATGAATGGGAGAAGGTTCGGGTTTGCAACTTCTGCTTTAAGCAATGGCAACAAGGTGTAGCTCGTGTTGGAGATAGTACCACTGATGGTATTTGTCGGTCTCCCTCAGAGGCTAGCATCGCCAGTTCAAAATCCAGTTGCACTGCTTATGGTAGCACTATTACTATTTGTTCAATGTCGTTTGGTCTATGTGAACAAATCTCTGAGAATCTTTCCATTAGTCCGTATGAGTCGGCAGTGATGGATCCTTCTATGGATGTTCAGGGTGGGGAAGGACCAGGAAAGAGCAATATTTTGGTTACATATGCTGATGACTCATCTGTAAATCAATATGGGTCAGGCACAAACAG CAATGTCAGGAGTGACGACGACGATGATGAAGCCTATAGTGTATATCAATCAGATTCCAAAGCTAAAAGTAGCTCTCAAGCTAATGACTACTATGACCCTGTTGAATTCAGTGGCATGCAAAGTAACTTTGAGTCACATAATTTTGTTCCTGATATGGAAAATGCTGATGCAAAAGGCTTGAGCAGTTATGGTTTCCAGGACAATTATGATGCCCAGAATGATGCACTCCAACAGGTTGAAAAGACAGATGTTCACAACGCTGATGACGAATCTGAAGCACCTTCATCTTATTGTGCTGCAGAAGACGTTAATATTGAGCCCGTTGATTTTGAGAACAATGGACTTCTGTGGCTTCCACCGGAACCCGAAAACGAAGAGGATGACAGAGAAAGTGGGttgtttgacgatgatgaagatggtgATGCAGCAGAAGGTTGGGGCCAGTTACGCTCCTCTAGCAGTTTTGGTAGCAGTAGCGATCATGGTAAGGACAGGTCTGGTGACGAGCAGAAGAAGGTTGTGAAGAACATTGTTGATGGCCATTTTAGGGCCCTGGTTTCTCAACTTTTGCAGGTTGAGAACATTCCAGTTAGTGATGATGATGTTAGAGAGAGTTGGTTAGAAATTATTACTGCTCTTTCTTGGGAGGCTGCTACACTTCTGAAGCCTGACACAAGCAGAGGCGGGGGTATGGATCCTGGTGGCTATGTCAAGGTCAAGTGCCTAGCCAGTGGGCGTCGTTCAGAGAG TGTGGTTATCAAAGGAATAGTGTGCAAGAAAAATGTGGCTCATAGACGAATGACAACAAGAATAGAGAAACCTCGTGTTATGATCCTTAGCGGAGCCCTGGAATATCAGCGGGTTTCTAATCTTTTGTCAAGTTTTGATACTCTCTTACAACAG GAAATGGATCATTTAAAGATGGCAGTGGCAAAGATAGATGCTCACCGCCCTAATCTCCTCTTAGTGGAGAAGTCGGTTTCCCGATATGCGCAAGAGTACATTCTTGCAAAGGACATATCTCTTGTCCTCAACATCAAGAGACCTCTTCTTGAGCGCATAGCTCGTTGTACAGGAGCTCAAATAGTTCCCTCTATCGACCACCTCTCGGCACAAAAGATGGGCTATTGTGACCATTTTCATGTGGAGAAATGTTTCGAGGGCCATGGATCTGCTGGTCAAAATGGCAAAAAGTTGACCAAGACATTGATGTATTTTGAAGATTGTCCGAAGCCGCTCGGTTGTACC GGCTCAGGCTCATTCAACTGCGAACAGCAAAATCTGACTTTTCACGGATGCCTTAACAAAGTGGCCAAGCTTAATCCTCAAATATCTGATCTACTCTTCTTAACTCCTCTTCGCGTGACCAATGTTTTGCTCGCTTAA